DNA sequence from the Blastomonas fulva genome:
GAACTGCTTCTGGGTGCCGCCCCCGGTCTGCGACGTGCGATAGTCGGTCGTGGTAACAGGCCTGCCCGACAGCAAATAGGTCAGGACGCCATTACCATTGCCCGCATTGGGCACGACCCTTGTGCCAAAGGTGCCGGTATTGAACGCATTGGGGCGGAAGCCCTGGTCGAAATCTCGCTCGCTGGAGTTGTCGCCATCGCGAAGACCGGTCAGCGATGTCAGGGTTATCGCCCCCAGTTCCTGCGTGATCTCAAGCGTTCCCAGAAAGTCTTCAGCCTTCTGGAACGGCCGGACATCGATCACGACATCGCGCAGGTTTGCAGGGTTTGGAGCGAATGTGCCAGGACGCACGACACCGGGCAGCAGGAAGCTGTCGATCGGGAAGTTGGTCGTCGGGAATGCCGTACCCGCCGAATTGGGCGAGCATCCGAACTGTGCGTCGGGCGTGCAAAGCGATTTCGCCGCGTTCTGTCGGTCGGAATCCTCTTTGAAATACGTCAGCGTCAGGTCGATGGTTGTCGAACTGGACGGTTCGATCCGCGTGCTCGACCGAAGCGTGAACTGGTTGCGGCCGTCGATGTTGGTGTTGTCGAGCAAGTTGCGGGTATAGCCATCGCGGTTGATATAATTGGCGGCGAAGCGCTGGTAGATGCCTTCGGCGATGGGCAGGTTGATTGCGGCATTGGCTCGGATCCCGCGCGGGCTTTCGCCCTGCACCTCAACATAGCCTTCGAAGCTGTCGGTCGGGCGGCGGGTGATGAAATTGATCGCGCCGCCGGTGGTGTTGCGGCCGAACAGCGTGCCTTGCGGCCCGCGCAGCACCTCGATACGCTCCATGTCGAAGAATTCGCCGAAGCTGCTGCCAGACTGCAGGAACACACCATTGACCAGAACACCAATATTGGTGTCGCCGGTACCGCCGAACGACTGCGAACCGACCCCACGGATGGTAATGTTGCGGTTGGCCGAGAGCGTGACGTTGGGAGCGTTGAACTGCAGGTCCTTGCTGTCCTCGATCCGCGCTGCCTGAAGCGCCTCTGCATTCAATGCGGTGATCGCGATCGGCACTTCCTGGACGTTTTCCGCTTTGCGCTGCGCAGTGACGACAATGGTGTCGCGATCCTGCGCGACATCGGCCTCCTGCTCTTGTGCCGCCACCGGGGTTGCCGCCGCTAGCCATGCCAGCGTCAGCACCGATGCACCCCATGCCGTGTTCAAGCTCTTTGTCATGCCATCCTCCCTTTGTTTTGACGATATGTGCAATACAAATGGACCAATGGTCAATAGATTATCTCGAACGGGCCAACACTAGCTAATTTTGGCCGATTTCCCGGGTAGTGGTGGCCACTAATTCAACGGTTCGACAACACGACTCGGCTGGTGCTTAAGATCAGCAGACGGTGCGGCGGTGACGCGCGTGCGCATCTGAATTGCAAGGGCCATATGGGAAGGCCGGTGCCACGGCTGCTGCCGGGTGTTAGCCTTGAAGCAGGCGGGCTCCGGCCGAGGGAATGCCCAGGCAATGGGCTTGGGCAGGCCGGCCTGTACCCAGCCAATGATCCGCCAGTGCGCGATCGACCGCGGGCAACCGGCCTGCGGCGACCACCGCCACGACACAGCCGCCAAAGCCGCCACCGGTCATTCTGGCGCCGCCGTCCTCGCCGATCGCGGCATTCAGGCTGTCGACCAGCGCATCCACCGCCGGCACGCTGACCTCGAAATCGTCCCGCAGCGATGCATGCGACGCGCGCATTGCTTGCCCAAGCTCCGCCAGATCGCCGCGCGCCATCGCCTCGGCCGCGCTCCGCGTGCGCGCATTTTCGGTGACGACATGCCGCGCGCGGCGGAAAACGGCGGCATCACAGCCGGCCTCGCCTGCCTCGAGCATCGCCAGGTCCAGGTCGCGCAACGACCCGACGCCGAAATACTCCGCCGCCTGCCGGCACTGGGCGCGGCGCTCGTTATAGGCGCTGTCGACAAGCCCGCGCGCCACGCCCGAAGGAACGATGACGATTACGGCATCGGCGGCAAAGGCAACCGGCTTTGCGCTCAGGCTGCGGCAGTCGAGCAGAAGCGCGCTGTCCTGCTCGCCAAAGGCCGACGCTATCTGGTCGAGCAGGCCGCAAGCGCAGCCGACATAATGATGCTCGGACCATTGCGCGACCCGCGCCAGCACGTGCTTGTCGGGCGCCTGCGCACCCGCCACAGCCGTCAGCGCAAGGCCCAGCGCAACCCCCAGCGAGGCGGACGAGGACAGGCCGTTGCCCTGCGGCACATCGCCCGAAAAGGCGAGCTTTGCCCCGCGCACGGGCAGGCCGAATGCGGGCAATCCGGCAGCGATGCCGCGGACGTGATTTCGCCACTCGCCCTGGGCCGCAGTTTCGATCGGCGCATCGATACGGACGTCATCTTCCGCCATGTCCAGGTCCGCGGCTCGCGCGATGATGCGCGGCTCCTCCAGCGGGCTTGCGGCAACCACGGTGCCGAACTGCAGCGCGCAAGGCAGGGCAAAGCCGTCGTTGTAATCGGTATGATCGCCGATCAGATTGACCCGGCCGGGGGCGAAAGCGAGGATCGCGGGATCATGGCCATAGGCGCGGCGAAACGCGGCGATCGTGCGTTCGACGAGCGGGATTGTGTCGCTCATGCCGGGGTCGCCTTGCGGTAATGGACCGGGCTGACGGCGCACAGCTGCTCGGCAGCCTGTTCGGCGGTCAGGTCCCGCTGCGCCTCGGCGAGCATTTCATAGCCGACCATGAACTTGCGAACGCTGGCAGACCGCAGCAGCGGCGGATAGAAATGCGCGTGCAGCTGCCAGTGCGCCTGATCGCCCGCGCCATAGGGCGCGCCGTGCCAGCCCATCGAATAGGGGAACGAGCAGCCGAACAGGTTGTCGTAGCGCGCGGTCAGTTCGCTGAGCAGCGCGCCCAGGCTGTCGCGGTCGGATGCCTCCAGCTGCTCCATCCGCTGGACGGCAAAGCGCGGCAGCACCAGCGTTTCGAACGGCCAGACCGCCCAGAAAGGCACGATCGCCATCCAGCGCGCGTTTTCGACCACCACGCGTGACCCGCCAGCTTCGCGCGCCGCGATATCGCCGAGCAGCGTCCGCCCGGTCCTCTCGAAATAGGCCCGCTGGCGCGCATCCTCTCTCGCCGGTTCATCGGGCAGATGCGCGCTCGCCCAGATCTGTCCGTGCGGGTGCGGGTTGGAGCAGCCCATGGCCGCGCCCTTGTTCTCGAAGATTTGGACCCAGGCATAACGCTGCCCAAGCTCGGCGGATTGATCCGCCCAGGTATCGATCACCGCGCGCAGTTCCGCAGCGGGCAGCTCGGGCAGCGTCAGCGCGTGGTTGGGGGAGAAGCACATCACGCGGCACTCTCCCGAGACCGGCTCGGCCACCAGCAACGCGTCCGGGTCGGGATCTGCTGCGGCCAAGGCCTTGGCGGCGGGCATCAGCGCGGCGAAATCATTCTCGAACACCCAGGGTCCGGAGTAATCGGGATTGGTTTCTCCATTGGCGCGGGTGTTGCCGGGGCAAAGAAAGCAGGCCGGATCATGCGCAGGCAGCACCGCAATGTCGGGCGCCTCGATCTGGCCCTGCCACGGGCGCTGGGTGCGGTGCGGCGAGACCAGCACCCATTGGCCGTTCAACGGATTGAACCTGCGGTGCACGGCTGCAGCATCACCCATGGCGTCTTGCTCCCGGTCCGACATAACGCGCGACATTGCCGAAAATCACGCGGTTCGATGTCAGCGCCACGATCACCGACGCCACCAGCACCACGAGCATCACATCGATATAGTGCAGCCCGCCCCAGCCGATATGCTGGTAGAAGGTCTCGCCGGGATAGAGCATGTCGGGCTTGTACAGCACGAAGGTGTGCAGCGCGTAGCTTGCAACCCCGAACACCAGTCCGATGATCGCCGCGCGCGCATCGACATTGGCGAACAGCAGCCCGGCGATGAACGCGGACAGCACCGGCATCGACGACAGGCCGTTCAATTCCTGCAACAGGTTGATGATGCTCTTGGCGTTTTCGAATGCGGGGACCAGCAGGATCGAAGTGACGGTCAGGACCGCGGAGGTCCAGGCGGCCAGCTTCCAGTGGCTCTTGACCGACCGGATGAACTTGTCGTGGAAGTCGATGGCATAAAGCGCGACCGAGCTGTTGAGGATCGCGCTGGTGTGCGCGATCACGGCTGCAGCCATCAGCGCGGCGAACGCGCCCGACATCCATGGCGGCAGCACATGCGCCACCACCCGGCCATAGCTCGCATCGCCCATCGGCCCGAACAGCTTGTATCCCACCACCCCGGGCACGACGACGATCACCGGAATGATCAGGATCCGCACCACGGCTGCGGCCATCACGCCCTTTTGCGCTTCGCGGATGGTCGGCGCGGTCATCGCCTTCTGCGTGATGTTCTGGTTGGTCGACCAGTAGAAGATCTGGATGAACAGCATGCCAGTGAACAGGGTGTGGAACGGAATGGGCGAGTCCGTATCGCCAACCATCGAGATGCGCTCGGCCGGAACGCCGCTGACCAGATCGAAATCGACCGCGTTCAAGGCCAGGATGACCACCAGCATCGCGACGGCGAGCACGCCGATGCCGGAAAAGGTGTCCATCACCGCCACGGCCTTGAGACCCCCGGTAATGGTGTAGATGGCCGCGATGATAGCCATCGGCGCTGCGAACCACAGCAGCGGCCAGTCCACACCGAACATGGATTTGAGGAAAAGGCTGCCCGAATAGAGCGCTGCTGGAAGGTAGATCAGAATGTTGCCCAGCAGGAAGATCGCCGAGATCACGGTGCGGATGCTGCCGCCCTCATAGCGGCGCTCCAGCAACTCGGTCACGGTGGTGCACCCCTGGCGATAATAGATCGGCACGAAGATGAACGCGAGGATCATCAGCCCGACAAAGCCCGAAATCTCCCACCAGGCGAGCAGCAGCATCTGGTTGCCGTTCATGCCGACAAGCTGTTCGGTCGACAGGTTGGTGAGCGTGATCGAACCTGCCACATACAGCCAGGTGAGGCCGCCGCCGGCGAGGAAGACCTCCTTGCCCGATCCGTCGTGCGAGCCGCCAATGCTGCGGACCTTCCACCAGGTCGCCAGCCCGATCAGCGCGGTGATCGCAGTGAACACCGCCACCTGGCTTCCCTGCACCATGACCTCCGGCAACAGCCCTCTCCTACCCTTTTCTTGCTCATGCCGGTATGACAGGTCTAGATCAAGCAAGGCCTTGCGCCACCTATTGACTATTATTCCATTAAGGGCAACCTTCCCTGATGTCCAGCCTTCCCCCGTTTGCGCGCCTTGATGGCGATGATGTTTCCTTGGTGCTTGATCTGCGCGCCGGTGCTGCAGAACCGGTCTATTTCGGGCCGACCCTGCCCATGGCCGAGGATCTTGCGAGCCTGTGCGATGTCCTGCGGCGCGGGCGGCATGCCTCGCAGCCCGACCGCCCCGCGCCGCGTTCGCTGCTGCCCTTTGCGGGCGAGGGACATCTTTGCGCGCCGTCCATCGTCATCCATCAGCACGGACGCCCGCTGACGCCGCGGATGCCGCTGGTCGCGATCACGCAGCGCGGTGCCGGGCTGTGCCTCGAGCACCGCGATGACGCCCTGGGCTTGAGTGTCCAGATCGAGCTTTCGATCGTTCACGGCGGGCTGGTCGAGTTCGGCACGCAGCTGCGCAACCAGGGCACGCACCCGCTCGGGCTGATCAGCCTCGCATCGCTGACGCTGCCATTGCCCAGCTGGGCCAGCCATATGGTGCGCTATGCAGGCCGCTGGTCCGGCGAGATGCAGCAGCAGCGGCTGGCCCTGCACCAGGGGGCGATCACCAGCGCGTCCTATGGCGGGCGACCCGGTTTCGGCGGCGGCAACTGGGTGCGGATCGAAGGCGACAACGTTAGCGAAGTTCACGGCGACGCGCTCAGCGCGCATCTCGCGTGGAGCGGAGATCATGTGTTGTCCGTCGAGCACAATGCCGACGGCGATGCGACGCTGACCATGGCGGCGCGGCTCGATGCGAGTGAAATCATGCTGGCGCCTGGCGATACGTTCTGCGCCCCGCGCGCGCTAGTTGCGGTCAGCGCGCAGGGCATCGCCAGCTTGCGCCATGCCTTTCACGCGCATGTGCTGGGCGCGGTGGTGCCGGAGGCGGCGGCATCAACCCCGCGCAAGGTCCATCTGAACAGCTGGGAAGCGCTCGCCTTCGACCAGAGCTTCGAAAAGCTCTGCGCGCTGGCGGAGCGCGCGGCGGCTCTGGGGGTAGAGCGGTTCGTGCTCGACGATGGCTGGTTTGCCGGACGCCGCGACGACACCACCAGCCTGGGTGACTGGGTAGCCGATCCCGGGATCTTTCCCGGTGGCCTTGATCCGCTGATCGATCATGTCGGCGGGGCTGGCATGGACTTCGGCCTGTGGGTCGAGCCCGAGATGGTCAGCCCCGACAGCGCCTTGTACCGCGCGCATCCCGACTGGTGCCTGTATCTGCCTGATCACCCGCGGCTGACCCAGCGCAACCAGCTGGTGCTCGACCTGACCCGGCCCGAAGTCTCCGAACATCTGTTCGCCAGTCTCGACCGGCTGCTGGCCGATCATGACATCGCCTATCTCAAATGGGACCATAACCGCGATCTCTTCCCGCTTGCGGGCAAGGGCCATGCGCAGGTGACCGCGCTCTATGCGCTGCTCGACCGGCTGCGCGCCGCGCATCCGCAGGTCGAGATCGAGACCTGCGCGAGCGGAGGCGGACGGGTCGATCTGGAGATTCTCGAGCGGTGCAGCCGCTTCTGGGCCAGCGACAACAACGATCCCATCGAGCGGCTGCAGGTCAACGCCGGCTGGTTCGATTTCCTGCCGATGCGCATCGCGGGCAACCACGTTGGGCCCAGCCCCAACCCGATCACCGGCCGGCAGGTGGCGATGGATTTTCGCGCCAAGGTCGCGATGTTCGGCCATATGGGCGTCGAGGCGGACCCGGGCGCGATGTCGACCCAGGACCGCCAATGCCTCGCCGCGCACATCGCGCTCTACAAGCACTGGCGCGATGTCCTGCATTCCGGGCGCCTGTGGCGGCTCACGCCTGCCGCTGCGGGTGTCCATGCGCTGCTGGCGATGCACAAAGGCCGGGGGATCGCGCTGATCGCCCAGACGCGCCAGGCCGCCACTTATGATGTGCCCCACATCCGCTTTGCCGGACTGGACGATGAGGCGCATTACCGCGTCGCGCTGTTGCCGCCATATTGCGAAAAGGCCAGGGCGCAGCTGTCGCACGCCCGCCCTTATGCTGAGGGCGTTGTCCTGTCAGGCCGCGCGCTGCGTCTGGCGGGCATCAGCCTGCCGCTGCAATATCCCGAAACGGCGTGGCTGGTGTCGGTGGAGCTCGCATGAAACCCTTGCCGCATGAACAGCCCTTGTCCTCATCGCTTGCAGCATGGCTGACAGTGGCGCTGGCGGGGGCCGTCGCCCCTGCGCTGGCGATGCTGTTGCTGGCAGACGCGCCCGCGCCGACCCCGCTGGCGATGGTTGCAGGACCGATCCTGGCGGTGGGGCTGATGGGAGCCGGGATGATCGCTGCGGCGGCGGCCGGGCGGCTGTGGATCGGCATCGGTCTCGCGCTGGTGGCTGGCGCGGGGCTGATCGGGCTGGCGCGAGCGCTGGGCATGCCGCCCTTGCCGCACCCGATGTCGCTGGCGCTGGCCGTCATCGTCGCGGTGTTCAGTTTCGCCGCGCGCGGCGCGCTGTTTGCCCGCTCGGCAGCCGACAAGGGCTGGTGGATCGCCGTGTTCGTGGTCGGCGGCGAGGCAGCGATGCTGGCAACCGCCTTGGCCATGCCGGGCGCGCTGCCCAAATGGCTGCTGGTGCTGCTGCCCGCGCAATGGGCCAGCGTCGCGGTCCAGACCGCACTCACAGGCTCCGGCACCCGTGTAGCCGCCGCGACGCTGATTGCCTTAGCGGGCACCGGCGCGGTCACCTTGCTGGTGGCCAGGCTGTGGCCGCGCCGCTGGCCCTATCTGCTGATGTTCTCGGCATGGCTCGGCCTGTCCGCGCTGGTCTGGCACTGGCCCGGCCCGCCACTGCCACGTGCCGAAATCGGAGCCCGGCGCGCGGTTACAGCAACGGCTGATAATGGACCTGCTCTGCCAGCCTGTCGGGGTCCGTCAGGGTCAGCCTGCTGTTGACCAGGCTGATCGCATTGTCGGCGCGCATAAGCTGCAGGGTGCGGTTGACATGGACCGAGGAGATTCCGACGAGGTCGGCAAGCAGCTCCTGCGTCAACGGCATGCGATAGGCGTTGCGCGACCCCATGCCCCGGATGTCCAGCCGCTCTCCGAGTTCGAGGAACAGGTGCGCCATCCGCTCATAAGCGTTGAGACAGCCGAGCCGGAAAATGCTGTTTTCGAGCTGCTGCTCGAACAACGCGCACTCGCTCTGCGCGACCTCGCTGTCGGCGGTGGTGGTGAATTCGACAAACGAGGCCCGCGTCACCGACATCACCGAATGATAGAAGCTGGGCTGGCTGTTGCGCCACACGCCGATGATCTCCCCCGGCAGATACAGGTTGGTCAGCTGCCTGCGCCCGTCGAGCGTGATGCGATAGCCCGCGCACCAGCCTTCCAGCAGCAACCGCGGTCGCAAAAGCGTGTCACCCTGCTGGATGAAATCGCACCGCGGGTGAACGGATGTCTGGCAGTGGCGGTTATGCGCGGGCAGGTGGGCAGGCGCGTGAACGGATATGGACATAGACTCGACTTTCGCTAACGATCCCTCCTGTTACAAACTTTCACCTTGTTCATCCGGCTTCGTTATACTGGTTTAGGTCCAGCGCCTGCGTGCGACGAACCGAGAGAGAAAGCCCCGCAGGCCGTCCATTCCTGCTGCCGCCTGAGGCAGCGATCATGCTGCTCTCGCCAGGCCCCCGAAGCGTTCAGCTTCCCACCACCACTCCGCCATTGGGGTGCAGCACCTGTCCGCTCATGTAGCTGGAATCCTCGCAGGCCAGGAACAGGAAGCACGGGGCAACCTCGTTGGGCTGGCCTGGGCGGCCCATCGGAGTGGATTCGCCGAAATGCTCGAGTTTCTCCTCACTCGCGCCGCCACAAGGGTTGAGCGGGGTCCAGATCGGGCCCGGCGCGACGCCGTTGACGCGGATGCCCTTGTCGGCCAGATTCTGGCTGAGGCTGCGGGTGAACGCGGTGATCGCGCCCTTGGTGGATGAATAGTCGAGCAGATCGTCCGCGCCCTTGTACATCGTAACCGAGGTGCAGTTGATGATTGCCGCCCCCGCCCGGAGATGCGGCATCGCCTCCTGCACCATGTAGAACATGCCATAGACATTGGTCTGGAAGGTCCGCTTGAGCTGCTGGTCGGAGACGTCTGTCACATTCTCGTCGGGGTGCTGCTCGCCTGCGTTGTTGACCAGGATGTCGAGCTTCCCAAAGCTGCTGATCGCCAGATCGACGATCCGGGCAGCCTGCGCGCGATCGCCGATATCGCCCGCAATGGTCACTGCCCTCGCACCTTCCGCCTCGACCATGCGCGCGGTGTCCTGCGCGTCTTCATCCTCTTCCAGATGCGAGATGACGATATCGGCGCCTTCGCGCGCGAACAGCACTGCGACCGCGCGGCCAATGCCGCTATCGCCGCCGGTGACGATCGCCACCTTGCCCTTGAGCCGCCTCGATCCGGGATAACGCGGCTGCCATTCGGGCTTGGGGTCCAGCCTGGCCTCGAGGCCGGGCAGCTGCGCTTCGTCCAGTTTTGCGATGGTGTCGGTCATGGGTCGGTCCTTGTGTTGGGCAACGGACGCATCGTGCGCGGCGGGCGGCATCGTGGGCCTCCCCCCGATGCCGCCCCCTCGCTCGATTTTACTCTCGATGCCTGCGCCGGGTTGCGCGCTGCGGGATCAGGCGCGCGGATAAGCCGTCGGAGCGATCACGTCGTGATCCCTGCGACGCGCACGCGGTATGGTGTTGGTGCGGGGGGCTGGCAGCGCCAGGCTGAGCAGCACACCGACCAGCGGCGCGCCCATGATCCACAGCGGCAAGAGCGCCATTCCGAAAATCGAGGTCATTTGCTGTACTCCTTGCAGGGGCCGGAGCGGATGATCCGCACCGTGCCGCTGCAAGGCTGAGCCGTGCGCCGAGCCCCACCCATAACATGGGTCAATCCTGCAGGAATTTAAAAGCCGGCGGTTGCCTCACCTATGTAAGACCGCAGCCCCCGACCACGCGCTAGACGCCGGATCCTTCCCCATCTGTGCGCCCTGGGTTTCCCCGATCCAGGCCGCACGTCCGTTCCGGAGTCCCCCGATGCACCGCCCGTTCCAGCACAGCAACACCCCTGTTCCCTCGACCCGCCCGGTAATCGTCTGCTTCTCGCATCTGCGCTGGGATCTGGTGTTCCAGCGGCCGCAGCACATCATGACGCGGCTCTCGCAGGGCTTCGACATCGTCTATTGGGAGGAGCCCCGCGTCGATGCCGATTGCCTCGCGCCGACGCTCGAGCGGACCCGGCCGCACGAGGGCGTGACCCGGCTGATTCCGGTCATCCCGCAATCGCTCGACGCGCAGCAGACCACCGAGGCGCTGGCCGTTCTGCTGCGGATGGAGATGACCCGCCACGCCGCCCCGCACATATTCTGGTACTACACCCCGATGATGCTGGCGTTCGGCGAACAGGTGCACAGCGATCTGCTGGTCTATGACTGCATGGACGAGCTCGCCAACTTCGCCTTCGCGCCCGATGGCATCGCCGAACGCGAGGCGCTGCTGCTCGAGCGGGCGGATATCGCGCTGTGCGGAGGACGCAGCCTGTACGAGGCACGGCGCGAGCGTCGTCCTGACCTGATGTGCCTGCCTTCGGGCGTGGACATCCAGCATTTCGCAGCCGACCCTGCAGTTACCGCCGATCCCGACGACCAGGCCCTGCTGGCGCGGCCGCGGCTGGGCTTTTACGGTGTCATCGACGAACGCATGGATCTTGGCCTGCTGGCCGAAATGGCGCGGATGCGCCCGGCCTGGTCGTTCGTGATGATCGGCCCGGTGCTCAAGATCTCGCAGGACGACCTGCCCCGCGCAGCCAATATCCACTGGCTGGGCGGACGCGATTATGCCGATCTGCCGGCCTATGCCATCCATTGGGACATCGCGCTGATGCCCTTTGCGCTCAACGCCTCGACCCGCTTCATCAGCCCGACC
Encoded proteins:
- a CDS encoding TonB-dependent receptor codes for the protein MTKSLNTAWGASVLTLAWLAAATPVAAQEQEADVAQDRDTIVVTAQRKAENVQEVPIAITALNAEALQAARIEDSKDLQFNAPNVTLSANRNITIRGVGSQSFGGTGDTNIGVLVNGVFLQSGSSFGEFFDMERIEVLRGPQGTLFGRNTTGGAINFITRRPTDSFEGYVEVQGESPRGIRANAAINLPIAEGIYQRFAANYINRDGYTRNLLDNTNIDGRNQFTLRSSTRIEPSSSTTIDLTLTYFKEDSDRQNAAKSLCTPDAQFGCSPNSAGTAFPTTNFPIDSFLLPGVVRPGTFAPNPANLRDVVIDVRPFQKAEDFLGTLEITQELGAITLTSLTGLRDGDNSSERDFDQGFRPNAFNTGTFGTRVVPNAGNGNGVLTYLLSGRPVTTTDYRTSQTGGGTQKQFSQELRVASSFDGPFNFILGGFYMNARGTGFVDTWTPANGLLGAVSKFDTRLGQVKSYAVFGEVYVDITDTLKLTGGLRYTHDNKRAETASGTFALNPYFIGEADFDKVTGRAILNWAPKISFTEDTNVYLSFSRGFKSGGFNPGNNTIPLFESEEIDALELGVKNTFLGGKGRLNLAAFNYDYSNLIVGNLVGTAVANTNIPKSRVRGFEAELVYSPVEPLRLEASLGLLDAEIRSDFLSADPARGNARFQLRGNQLPNAPRRTLKLAAEYTFEAGDGWTVRPRVDFYSQSGFHSREFNLPADRVGNWSQLDASLVVANSDKDWSLTAFVKNLANDDSITFLEVNSNLVGSFRSAFLLDPRTFGLALRVGFR
- the galK gene encoding galactokinase, with amino-acid sequence MSDTIPLVERTIAAFRRAYGHDPAILAFAPGRVNLIGDHTDYNDGFALPCALQFGTVVAASPLEEPRIIARAADLDMAEDDVRIDAPIETAAQGEWRNHVRGIAAGLPAFGLPVRGAKLAFSGDVPQGNGLSSSASLGVALGLALTAVAGAQAPDKHVLARVAQWSEHHYVGCACGLLDQIASAFGEQDSALLLDCRSLSAKPVAFAADAVIVIVPSGVARGLVDSAYNERRAQCRQAAEYFGVGSLRDLDLAMLEAGEAGCDAAVFRRARHVVTENARTRSAAEAMARGDLAELGQAMRASHASLRDDFEVSVPAVDALVDSLNAAIGEDGGARMTGGGFGGCVVAVVAAGRLPAVDRALADHWLGTGRPAQAHCLGIPSAGARLLQG
- a CDS encoding UDP-glucose--hexose-1-phosphate uridylyltransferase, producing the protein MGDAAAVHRRFNPLNGQWVLVSPHRTQRPWQGQIEAPDIAVLPAHDPACFLCPGNTRANGETNPDYSGPWVFENDFAALMPAAKALAAADPDPDALLVAEPVSGECRVMCFSPNHALTLPELPAAELRAVIDTWADQSAELGQRYAWVQIFENKGAAMGCSNPHPHGQIWASAHLPDEPAREDARQRAYFERTGRTLLGDIAAREAGGSRVVVENARWMAIVPFWAVWPFETLVLPRFAVQRMEQLEASDRDSLGALLSELTARYDNLFGCSFPYSMGWHGAPYGAGDQAHWQLHAHFYPPLLRSASVRKFMVGYEMLAEAQRDLTAEQAAEQLCAVSPVHYRKATPA
- a CDS encoding sodium:solute symporter family transporter is translated as MPEVMVQGSQVAVFTAITALIGLATWWKVRSIGGSHDGSGKEVFLAGGGLTWLYVAGSITLTNLSTEQLVGMNGNQMLLLAWWEISGFVGLMILAFIFVPIYYRQGCTTVTELLERRYEGGSIRTVISAIFLLGNILIYLPAALYSGSLFLKSMFGVDWPLLWFAAPMAIIAAIYTITGGLKAVAVMDTFSGIGVLAVAMLVVILALNAVDFDLVSGVPAERISMVGDTDSPIPFHTLFTGMLFIQIFYWSTNQNITQKAMTAPTIREAQKGVMAAAVVRILIIPVIVVVPGVVGYKLFGPMGDASYGRVVAHVLPPWMSGAFAALMAAAVIAHTSAILNSSVALYAIDFHDKFIRSVKSHWKLAAWTSAVLTVTSILLVPAFENAKSIINLLQELNGLSSMPVLSAFIAGLLFANVDARAAIIGLVFGVASYALHTFVLYKPDMLYPGETFYQHIGWGGLHYIDVMLVVLVASVIVALTSNRVIFGNVARYVGPGARRHG
- a CDS encoding alpha-galactosidase, which translates into the protein MSSLPPFARLDGDDVSLVLDLRAGAAEPVYFGPTLPMAEDLASLCDVLRRGRHASQPDRPAPRSLLPFAGEGHLCAPSIVIHQHGRPLTPRMPLVAITQRGAGLCLEHRDDALGLSVQIELSIVHGGLVEFGTQLRNQGTHPLGLISLASLTLPLPSWASHMVRYAGRWSGEMQQQRLALHQGAITSASYGGRPGFGGGNWVRIEGDNVSEVHGDALSAHLAWSGDHVLSVEHNADGDATLTMAARLDASEIMLAPGDTFCAPRALVAVSAQGIASLRHAFHAHVLGAVVPEAAASTPRKVHLNSWEALAFDQSFEKLCALAERAAALGVERFVLDDGWFAGRRDDTTSLGDWVADPGIFPGGLDPLIDHVGGAGMDFGLWVEPEMVSPDSALYRAHPDWCLYLPDHPRLTQRNQLVLDLTRPEVSEHLFASLDRLLADHDIAYLKWDHNRDLFPLAGKGHAQVTALYALLDRLRAAHPQVEIETCASGGGRVDLEILERCSRFWASDNNDPIERLQVNAGWFDFLPMRIAGNHVGPSPNPITGRQVAMDFRAKVAMFGHMGVEADPGAMSTQDRQCLAAHIALYKHWRDVLHSGRLWRLTPAAAGVHALLAMHKGRGIALIAQTRQAATYDVPHIRFAGLDDEAHYRVALLPPYCEKARAQLSHARPYAEGVVLSGRALRLAGISLPLQYPETAWLVSVELA
- a CDS encoding Crp/Fnr family transcriptional regulator, whose product is MSISVHAPAHLPAHNRHCQTSVHPRCDFIQQGDTLLRPRLLLEGWCAGYRITLDGRRQLTNLYLPGEIIGVWRNSQPSFYHSVMSVTRASFVEFTTTADSEVAQSECALFEQQLENSIFRLGCLNAYERMAHLFLELGERLDIRGMGSRNAYRMPLTQELLADLVGISSVHVNRTLQLMRADNAISLVNSRLTLTDPDRLAEQVHYQPLL
- a CDS encoding glucose 1-dehydrogenase translates to MTDTIAKLDEAQLPGLEARLDPKPEWQPRYPGSRRLKGKVAIVTGGDSGIGRAVAVLFAREGADIVISHLEEDEDAQDTARMVEAEGARAVTIAGDIGDRAQAARIVDLAISSFGKLDILVNNAGEQHPDENVTDVSDQQLKRTFQTNVYGMFYMVQEAMPHLRAGAAIINCTSVTMYKGADDLLDYSSTKGAITAFTRSLSQNLADKGIRVNGVAPGPIWTPLNPCGGASEEKLEHFGESTPMGRPGQPNEVAPCFLFLACEDSSYMSGQVLHPNGGVVVGS